From the genome of Cytophagia bacterium CHB2:
CCAGCCCCTCGGCCGTGTGCGGCAAGCCGGCCGGCAGTTTTTCGATTTCAGGATCGAGGCCGACGCAGAGGAGGCTCTTGCGCGTAATCAGAGTTTGGCGAAAACGCGCATTAAACGTTGAAGACGATTGCAAGGACATGCCAGGAAAGTATACGAAAAGGCCAAAAGAAGCAAGGCGAAAGTCGGGAGGAAAAAGCGAAGACGAAGAGTGTGAGAAGGAATATTTCACATCTCACGCTCTTCGCAGGAAAGATTTTCAAGAAGCTTTCAAATTTTTCAAATTGCGAAGACGCGCGCATAAACGCGAAATTCCCTCCCAGCAGCGCATATTCGCGTATCCTGGCGGTTTATGAGAAAACAGAGAAGTATTTTAATCGTCCTCTTCAGGAGAGCTTGGGCGGGGAACTGACATCGTCGGCGTCCATTTCGCCGTTTTGGTGCTGTTCCCACAGGCGTTGCACAAGGTCAAAATCAAAATTGGCAATATCGGTGCGGTCGACGATGGAAGCGGCGTTGATGGCTACGGCAATGCTGATGGCTTCACCGACTTCTTCGCGGGTGGCGCCATAGCGCACCGCTTTGGTCACATGGCCCTTGAAACAGCCATGACATCCGGCTGCCAGCGATACGGCCAGCGCGATCAGCTCTTTTGTTTTTATGTCGATGACGCTGTGGTCGGGATGATAAAGCTCGTCGTAAAACTCGAGATATTTCTTTTTGAACCGATCGGGAACCATTTCATACGACTTCATGCGTTTCTTCATGCAAACTCCTTGCAGTGAAAGCGGGTACAGGAGGGGAACTATTCCAGAGGCGTGCGGCCGCACAAATCTGGACAAGCATCCATTTGAGCGCGTCAATTTATAAGAAAATAGGAATAATCCGGCACGTTTGCACGTAAAGAATGAACAAACCCGGAAATGTTGCACGTATTTTACGGGATATTTTCGTTGACAAAGAGCCGACCCTTTCTTATATTGCGCGTCGCAAAAATAAGGCATTTTTATGAAAGAAGTCAAAGCAAAAGAAATTCGCAAAACCGGGCGCAAAAGCGCGCTCAAAGCTCCTGAGCAGCTTACGTTCTCGCGCACGAATTACTTGCTGTTCGCGCTGGGTGTGCTGGTTATTATTCTGGGATATGTTGCCCTGGCGCAGCCGCCGGTGAACAGCTTTATGTCTTTGACGGTTGCTCCAATTTTGCTGATTGTCGGTTATTGCGTCATTATTCCGGCAGCCATTCTTTATCAAAACAAGAGCGGCGCGCTAACCGAAAGCGCCAAAACGAATGGGCGTTAGCCGCACCGGCGGGGCCGGATCACGACCATCGCATTCGCCCCTCCCGCTGAACCGGGCGATTAGCTCAGATGGTTAGAGCGCCTGCCTTACAAGCAGGAAGTCAGTGGTTCAAGTCCACTATCGCCCACTTTGCAAGAGACCATCGCAGAACTCGAATAGACATTTTGTTTGTTTTGCTGTCTGCAATTTGCCGCTTGTAAATTGCACGGGGTCGTGGTGTAGCCTGGTTAACACGTCGGCCTGTCAAGCCGAAGACCGCGGGTTCAAGTCCCGTCGGCCCCGCAACTGAAGAAAAAGGGTTATGGCATTTTGGCTGTGACCCTTTTTTATTCCAATTGGTCGCGTGTCGAGTGCAGGAATGTTAGTGAATTCAGTCTCTCCGAATCGCCCGCCGGCTGCTTTCGTTCTCGCCTTTGTTTTACTGATCATCTGCTTCGAACAAGACGTGGCAGCGCTTACAAACGCCGGCTCTTCCCGCTCAGCCTTTGCGGCGGATTCTTCCCGCGCTTCAGAAATTCCTGTTTTCACGCCGCGCCTGGGCAAACAGGTGACGCCGCCGCGTGCGTTCACGGCATTTTATGAACTGGCGCATCCCCGCGTCGGCCTGGCATTGAGCGGGGGCGGCAGCCGGTGCCTGGCACACATCGGCGTGTTGCAGGCGCTTGAAGAAAACCACATTCAAATTGATTTGATTGTGGGCACGAGCATGGGCAGCATTTTGGGAGGTTTGTACGCAGCCGGCTATTCCGCGCGCCAATTGCGCGACGTCGCGCTGCAGCTTGACTGGGATACATTGATGCAGGATGAGCCCTCCCGGCGCGACCTTCTGCTCTCGCAAAAGCAGGATCGCGACCGCACGTATTTGCAGTTACGCTTGCGCGGCTGGCAGCCGGTTTTGCCGCGCGCTTTGACCGCGGGCCAAAAATTGCAATCGGTGTTGACTGAGTTGACGCTTAAAGCCAATTATTGGGCCAACTCGAGCTATGATAATTTGCGCATTCCCTTCCGCGCGATGGCAACTGACGTTTACAGCGGCAAAGAAATCGTCATCGACAGAGGCGATCTTGCCGAGGCCATGTGCGCCTCCGCCGCCATTCCGTTTTTGCTCTCGCCCGTGCCCCGGCAAGATTTGCTGCTGGTCGATGGCGGCTTGCTCAACAATATTCCGGTCGACGTCGTGCGCCGCCTGGGAATGGAAATCGTCATCGCGGTGGACGCCACCTCTAATCTTCGCGCGAAAGACAACCTCACCGCGCCGT
Proteins encoded in this window:
- a CDS encoding DUF3098 domain-containing protein; protein product: MKEVKAKEIRKTGRKSALKAPEQLTFSRTNYLLFALGVLVIILGYVALAQPPVNSFMSLTVAPILLIVGYCVIIPAAILYQNKSGALTESAKTNGR
- a CDS encoding carboxymuconolactone decarboxylase family protein — protein: MPYFCDAQYKKGSALCQRKYPVKYVQHFRVCSFFTCKRAGLFLFSYKLTRSNGCLSRFVRPHASGIVPLLYPLSLQGVCMKKRMKSYEMVPDRFKKKYLEFYDELYHPDHSVIDIKTKELIALAVSLAAGCHGCFKGHVTKAVRYGATREEVGEAISIAVAINAASIVDRTDIANFDFDLVQRLWEQHQNGEMDADDVSSPPKLS